Proteins encoded within one genomic window of Sulfurovum sp. XGS-02:
- a CDS encoding thioredoxin family protein: MNKIVVGVLLLSSMLFSIEWSKDLETAFALAKKEHKNIMVLVEAENCRWCKKLKHRTLSDEAVEKRLEKFVTVKVMREDAFAMSELPEVKGAPTIFFMNEDRVISDEILGYIDVEDFIYYINDIEKK; encoded by the coding sequence ATGAACAAAATAGTAGTAGGCGTTTTGCTTCTCTCAAGTATGCTTTTTTCGATAGAGTGGAGCAAAGATTTAGAGACGGCATTTGCCTTGGCAAAAAAAGAGCATAAAAACATCATGGTTTTGGTCGAAGCTGAAAACTGTAGATGGTGTAAAAAACTGAAACACCGTACGTTATCGGATGAAGCGGTAGAGAAGAGACTTGAAAAGTTTGTGACCGTCAAAGTCATGAGAGAAGATGCTTTTGCAATGTCTGAATTGCCGGAAGTAAAAGGTGCCCCTACTATTTTCTTTATGAATGAAGACAGAGTCATCTCAGACGAAATTCTAGGGTATATAGATGTAGAGGATTTTATCTACTATATCAATGACATAGAAAAAAAGTAG
- a CDS encoding thioredoxin family protein — translation MLKSQGIITIIVWVGLLFSSASGVERSKSEKNVTFKGQHGETLGIFEKLNWETDMDHAFERAKTEHKNVMIMVEDTRCKWCKNIKKGALSDPNVQDKLQSYILLRVQRSDKKTADRIEEFTGAIPSFYFMQPDQELFESVVGYFATEDFLSFLKEIEEESEVFDL, via the coding sequence GTGTTAAAGAGTCAAGGTATCATCACCATTATTGTATGGGTCGGGCTGCTCTTTTCTTCTGCAAGTGGCGTAGAGAGAAGCAAATCAGAGAAGAATGTGACCTTCAAGGGTCAACATGGAGAAACACTTGGAATCTTTGAGAAGCTAAATTGGGAAACAGATATGGATCATGCTTTTGAACGTGCCAAAACAGAGCATAAGAATGTCATGATCATGGTAGAAGACACACGGTGTAAATGGTGTAAGAATATAAAAAAAGGTGCCTTGTCAGATCCGAACGTACAGGATAAACTGCAGTCTTATATCTTGTTAAGAGTGCAAAGATCCGATAAAAAAACCGCGGATCGTATTGAGGAGTTCACCGGCGCCATCCCGAGTTTTTATTTTATGCAGCCTGATCAGGAACTGTTTGAATCTGTAGTAGGCTATTTTGCTACAGAAGATTTTTTAAGTTTTCTAAAGGAGATCGAAGAAGAGAGTGAGGTCTTTGACTTATGA
- a CDS encoding sensor histidine kinase KdpD, with amino-acid sequence MIFRRPHFTEYIMARLVTLAVFTGFVFSTLFYLFIPESDSAFFAIVLLIAGFSIFIYAINRGASRMENELRLINTYLENLEKTEKIDYQAHFFTQEFEDINQNLIKVLDSAKKREEIKQRYNAKLKLKNRQRADMISAIAHEFRNPIASIMGYAQTLEEDKEIPQALQEKFLNKIYNNGVKIEALLGRLVLWNKFESGEATLHPSQFDFYILAQEVTTSLEEKYPQREIVLQGSSYMIEADRTLMEIVLKNLIENALKYSKDEVVITMDQGHISVIDKGAGISSSDITKVTKKFYRSGTHSWDNSMGLGLSIVKRILALHGTELEIQSEEEKGSTFSFTL; translated from the coding sequence ATGATCTTTAGACGTCCTCACTTTACTGAGTATATTATGGCCAGACTTGTAACGCTGGCCGTTTTTACAGGATTCGTCTTCAGTACGCTCTTTTATCTCTTTATTCCTGAATCCGACAGTGCTTTTTTCGCTATAGTGCTTTTGATAGCAGGCTTCTCCATCTTTATTTATGCGATCAACCGCGGGGCCAGTCGTATGGAGAATGAACTCCGGCTTATCAACACATATTTGGAAAATCTTGAAAAAACAGAGAAGATAGACTATCAGGCACACTTTTTTACCCAAGAGTTTGAAGATATTAACCAGAACCTGATCAAAGTCCTTGACAGTGCCAAGAAACGTGAAGAGATAAAGCAGCGATATAATGCAAAACTAAAGCTTAAAAATCGTCAGCGTGCCGATATGATCTCAGCGATCGCCCATGAGTTTCGTAACCCTATCGCTTCCATTATGGGATATGCACAGACACTGGAGGAAGATAAAGAGATCCCTCAGGCATTGCAGGAAAAATTTTTAAATAAGATTTATAACAACGGGGTAAAAATAGAAGCACTTCTTGGTAGACTGGTGCTATGGAATAAGTTTGAGAGTGGTGAAGCCACCCTGCATCCGAGTCAGTTTGACTTTTATATCCTGGCACAGGAAGTGACCACATCCTTGGAAGAGAAGTACCCTCAAAGAGAGATCGTCTTGCAAGGGAGTAGCTATATGATCGAAGCGGATCGTACACTTATGGAGATCGTACTCAAAAACCTGATAGAAAATGCACTGAAATATTCCAAAGATGAAGTGGTGATCACGATGGATCAAGGGCACATATCGGTGATAGATAAAGGTGCAGGTATCTCCTCTTCGGACATTACCAAAGTGACCAAAAAGTTTTATCGTTCGGGTACACACAGCTGGGATAACTCTATGGGACTGGGACTCTCCATTGTCAAGCGTATCCTTGCGTTACACGGTACAGAACTAGAGATTCAGAGCGAAGAAGAAAAAGGTTCTACCTTCTCTTTTACGCTTTAA
- a CDS encoding DsrE family protein gives MKKILFSLLLTLGIVYAQESSAKVVYDLTTKDLDNFELRILSATVANKAYYESSLRELDVAVIIHGGAYKFFLKDPANSKFKDDKALLSTYQALGKRIQTLADIYDVEFLVCGVGLRKHDLEKKDVYDFVKVIPNASIGLIDKQNEGYAYIPIRD, from the coding sequence ATGAAAAAAATTCTCTTCAGCCTACTCCTGACTCTAGGCATAGTGTACGCACAGGAATCCTCTGCCAAAGTAGTATATGATTTGACCACCAAAGATCTGGATAATTTCGAACTGCGTATTTTAAGTGCTACCGTAGCCAATAAAGCATATTATGAAAGTAGCCTTCGTGAACTTGATGTTGCCGTTATCATCCATGGAGGTGCCTACAAGTTCTTTCTAAAAGACCCTGCAAATAGCAAGTTCAAAGACGATAAAGCATTGCTTTCTACCTATCAGGCACTTGGAAAACGTATACAAACACTGGCCGACATTTATGATGTTGAATTTTTGGTATGCGGGGTCGGCTTACGGAAACATGATCTAGAAAAAAAAGATGTCTATGACTTTGTAAAGGTCATCCCGAATGCATCGATAGGTTTGATCGACAAGCAGAATGAAGGATATGCCTATATACCTATCAGGGATTAA
- a CDS encoding response regulator transcription factor, with product MKILILEDERILALSMSEFLEESGYEVECFTDSDAAYDAIYENVYDLLLLDVKVPGEKSGFEMLEELREDGNVTPAIFITSLTDIDDLSRGYECGACDYIRKPFDLAELKLRVEQVMKVQCFASSEESIALPSGYSYDLKKMKLTFNGETVQLAKTEAKILELLIKKRGSVVSCEMFWEEVWGEWVDPANIRVQVGSLRKKLEKDFIKNVRGVGYSIDF from the coding sequence ATGAAAATACTAATATTAGAAGATGAAAGAATACTTGCACTCAGTATGAGTGAATTTTTAGAAGAGAGCGGATATGAGGTTGAATGTTTCACTGATTCTGATGCAGCATATGATGCGATTTACGAGAATGTCTATGATCTGCTGCTTCTGGATGTGAAAGTACCTGGTGAAAAAAGCGGTTTTGAAATGCTGGAAGAGTTACGGGAAGACGGCAATGTAACACCGGCTATCTTCATTACCTCGTTGACAGATATCGATGATCTAAGCCGGGGGTATGAGTGTGGTGCTTGTGATTATATACGGAAACCTTTTGATCTGGCAGAACTGAAGTTACGGGTAGAGCAGGTGATGAAAGTACAGTGTTTCGCTTCATCAGAAGAGAGCATAGCACTGCCATCGGGGTATAGTTATGACCTTAAAAAGATGAAACTTACGTTTAATGGTGAAACGGTACAGCTCGCTAAAACAGAGGCAAAGATACTGGAACTTCTGATCAAAAAAAGAGGCTCTGTCGTAAGTTGTGAAATGTTTTGGGAAGAGGTATGGGGAGAGTGGGTGGATCCTGCCAATATCCGTGTACAAGTAGGTAGTTTACGTAAGAAACTTGAAAAAGATTTTATTAAAAATGTACGTGGTGTAGGGTATAGCATTGATTTTTAA
- a CDS encoding HAMP domain-containing sensor histidine kinase, whose amino-acid sequence MIFNTDDFARKYAFIYTGILAVLLIAPLVVYVQLLLQIDEAKVKLSLESQAKKIITSMQHYQNEDQVYHFPRYKEYKAALYTDQYEVIFSNLEFEPLSFTEGFHQKRNRYYYVYPLPNAYYFGANYLLVSTVHTANNIYFFAAMVMIAIVIALFIFSFLLLRNFSRPFEKLNMQLDNFIKDSMHEINTPLSIINLNSDLFASKYGENKYLLRMKSAAKTLATIYNDMDYLVKEGRVKYKKSDLDFGEFIQNRVDYFQEIANLKQIQLHTNILPGLIHTFSKTKLQRIVDNTISNAIKYSNDNSDVEVSVYKKDAHIVFEVIDHGVGIKDTSKIFSRYYRENEAKGGFGIGLNIVKKIIDEEDILLEVNSKFGEGTTFKYIF is encoded by the coding sequence TTGATTTTTAATACCGATGATTTTGCCCGTAAATATGCGTTTATCTATACCGGGATATTAGCTGTTCTGTTGATAGCACCGCTTGTAGTCTATGTGCAGTTGCTTTTGCAGATAGATGAAGCAAAAGTAAAACTCTCCCTTGAATCGCAGGCCAAGAAGATCATCACTTCTATGCAGCACTACCAAAATGAAGATCAAGTGTATCATTTCCCGCGCTATAAAGAATATAAAGCGGCACTCTACACGGACCAGTATGAGGTGATCTTTTCAAATTTAGAGTTTGAACCTTTGTCCTTTACGGAAGGTTTTCATCAAAAAAGAAATCGTTATTATTATGTCTATCCCCTTCCAAACGCTTATTATTTCGGTGCGAACTATTTATTGGTCTCTACTGTGCATACGGCCAATAATATTTACTTTTTTGCTGCTATGGTCATGATCGCGATTGTGATCGCTCTATTTATATTTTCATTTTTACTGCTTAGAAATTTTTCAAGGCCTTTTGAAAAACTCAATATGCAGCTTGATAATTTTATCAAAGATTCTATGCATGAGATCAATACGCCCTTGAGTATCATAAACCTTAATTCTGATCTTTTTGCCAGCAAATATGGTGAAAATAAATACCTATTGCGTATGAAGTCTGCTGCCAAAACACTTGCTACAATATACAATGATATGGATTATCTTGTGAAAGAAGGGAGGGTTAAGTATAAAAAAAGTGACTTGGACTTTGGTGAATTTATCCAAAATAGGGTTGATTATTTTCAAGAGATAGCAAACCTCAAGCAGATACAACTCCATACGAATATCCTTCCGGGACTTATACATACATTCTCAAAAACCAAACTGCAGCGTATTGTTGACAATACGATCTCCAATGCGATCAAATACAGTAATGACAATAGTGATGTTGAGGTCAGCGTATATAAGAAGGATGCCCATATAGTCTTTGAGGTCATAGATCATGGTGTCGGTATAAAGGATACCAGTAAAATATTTTCACGATACTATAGAGAAAATGAAGCCAAAGGTGGTTTTGGTATAGGTTTGAATATCGTAAAGAAAATTATTGATGAGGAAGATATTCTTTTAGAGGTCAATTCAAAGTTCGGTGAGGGTACAACTTTTAAGTATATCTTCTGA
- the soxX gene encoding sulfur oxidation c-type cytochrome SoxX codes for MHTKIKCFAYATLFLSASASLSAVDLTKAYDMPDATKIIEKDLFPAAKTFTMPKSCDLTDAQAIARGEFMFHNLNGKKAKGKLPAGLAKFVEKKGKDGKVKKSPKQYGNCVACHDIEGAKGAGNIGPSLTGYKEMFLDTKVRDAQFVYQKIADPRVDNPNTHMTVNLTTGLFTEQEICDYTAYVVSEKKKK; via the coding sequence ATGCATACAAAAATCAAATGTTTTGCCTATGCAACATTGTTTTTATCAGCTTCAGCATCACTAAGTGCTGTGGATTTGACAAAAGCATATGATATGCCAGATGCAACAAAGATAATAGAGAAAGATCTATTCCCGGCAGCTAAAACGTTCACAATGCCAAAGAGCTGCGATCTTACAGATGCTCAGGCAATTGCCAGAGGGGAATTTATGTTCCATAATCTCAATGGTAAAAAAGCAAAGGGCAAACTACCAGCTGGGTTGGCTAAGTTTGTTGAGAAAAAAGGTAAAGATGGTAAAGTGAAAAAATCACCTAAACAGTATGGTAACTGTGTAGCATGTCATGACATTGAAGGTGCAAAAGGTGCAGGAAACATCGGTCCAAGCCTTACAGGGTACAAGGAAATGTTCCTAGATACTAAAGTAAGAGATGCACAATTTGTTTACCAGAAAATTGCAGATCCTAGAGTGGATAATCCAAATACACATATGACTGTTAATCTTACAACAGGGCTCTTTACTGAGCAAGAGATTTGTGATTACACTGCGTACGTAGTATCAGAAAAAAAGAAAAAATAA
- the soxY gene encoding thiosulfate oxidation carrier protein SoxY produces MERRNFIKSICAASAVAATVTPSALLAKEAPKGGNVLSYDAAVAAITGGKAVSDSDKVKLTVPEIAENGAVVPVKVDVDNPMEENNYVKAIHVLSTKNGNARCADVMLTPLNGRGYFATRIKLGGTQDVVALVELSDGTFMKSAKSVKVTIGGCG; encoded by the coding sequence ATGGAAAGAAGAAATTTTATCAAGAGTATCTGTGCAGCATCAGCTGTAGCAGCGACAGTGACACCTTCGGCATTATTGGCGAAAGAAGCACCAAAGGGTGGAAACGTATTAAGTTATGATGCTGCTGTAGCAGCGATCACAGGCGGAAAAGCGGTATCAGACAGTGACAAAGTAAAGTTGACAGTACCTGAAATTGCTGAAAACGGTGCAGTTGTACCTGTAAAAGTAGATGTAGATAATCCTATGGAAGAGAACAATTATGTAAAAGCGATCCATGTATTAAGTACTAAAAACGGTAATGCAAGATGTGCAGACGTTATGCTTACTCCGTTAAACGGAAGAGGATATTTTGCAACAAGAATCAAATTGGGTGGAACACAAGATGTGGTTGCCTTGGTAGAGCTTAGTGACGGTACATTTATGAAATCAGCGAAGAGTGTTAAAGTAACGATCGGTGGATGTGGTTGA
- the soxZ gene encoding thiosulfate oxidation carrier complex protein SoxZ, protein MAEKRKSMIKIKPKKYKAGDVVKVDFIVIHPMDTGLQKDKKTGEIIPAHYIDNITFSLDGKPFTTMKVWETVSTNPYFSVNLKVPGKGKITVDYTDNTGEKNSKSKKLKPKG, encoded by the coding sequence ATGGCAGAAAAAAGAAAATCGATGATAAAAATCAAACCTAAAAAGTATAAAGCGGGAGATGTGGTAAAAGTTGATTTTATCGTAATCCACCCGATGGATACTGGTTTGCAAAAAGATAAAAAGACTGGAGAGATCATACCAGCACACTATATTGACAATATTACTTTCTCTTTAGATGGTAAACCGTTTACGACTATGAAAGTATGGGAAACTGTTTCAACAAACCCTTATTTCTCTGTAAACCTAAAAGTACCTGGTAAAGGTAAAATCACGGTTGATTATACAGACAATACGGGTGAGAAAAACTCTAAGAGTAAAAAACTTAAGCCAAAAGGATAA
- the soxA gene encoding sulfur oxidation c-type cytochrome SoxA → MKRVLLPLALLTTIGTVTLSAGDQFAMSDADRAMYAEMLENNPADIFVEEGGEMFEEELGGEAALAKFLGISEKELPKYIAGFPRYIAKLGNVVGIDQVLQAMQVEQGQEKSKLKSGKMFSMLAYVKSLANDEVINIDVNADEHIKAAYALGEKTYMTPRGGRGLACNSCHSADIVGQVLRTQPLPDLGDNNVAGTWPAYRMTKSSLRTTQRRFQGCMKNALLAVIPLGSKEMNALEVYVNKLAADKKKTMAIPGLKR, encoded by the coding sequence ATGAAAAGAGTACTATTACCTTTAGCTCTTTTGACAACCATAGGAACCGTAACGTTAAGTGCCGGTGATCAGTTTGCTATGAGCGATGCTGATAGAGCTATGTATGCAGAAATGCTAGAAAACAACCCTGCGGATATCTTTGTAGAAGAAGGTGGGGAAATGTTCGAAGAAGAATTGGGCGGAGAAGCTGCTTTAGCAAAATTTTTAGGGATCTCTGAAAAAGAGTTACCGAAGTATATTGCAGGTTTCCCAAGATATATCGCAAAACTTGGTAATGTTGTCGGGATAGATCAAGTACTGCAAGCAATGCAAGTAGAGCAAGGTCAAGAGAAATCAAAACTCAAATCCGGGAAAATGTTCTCTATGCTTGCTTATGTAAAGTCATTGGCAAATGATGAAGTGATTAATATCGATGTTAATGCAGATGAGCACATTAAAGCAGCCTATGCATTAGGTGAAAAAACATATATGACCCCAAGAGGTGGAAGAGGGCTTGCTTGTAACTCTTGTCACAGCGCAGATATCGTTGGACAAGTACTTAGAACACAGCCGCTTCCGGATCTGGGTGACAACAATGTTGCTGGTACATGGCCAGCATACCGTATGACAAAGTCAAGTCTTAGAACCACACAAAGAAGATTTCAAGGATGTATGAAAAATGCATTGCTTGCAGTGATTCCTTTAGGGTCTAAAGAGATGAATGCGTTGGAAGTATATGTGAATAAACTTGCAGCCGATAAGAAAAAAACAATGGCCATTCCTGGTTTGAAGAGATAA
- the soxB gene encoding thiosulfohydrolase SoxB — MEIDRRDFLQIAATLGLLGATGGTNLFAGEAGKERIKNLSFSDIVDFKAKGKATILHICDLHAHLKPLYWREPSTLISAKNLVGTPGFICGESFQKYYGIQPGSLDAYFDTHNDFTELAKKFGKMGGIAHMKPIIDHVKKERGEENVILVDSGDTWQGTAVALKTDGEAIVDAQNYLGVDVMVGHWEFTYGKERVHELIGMLKGDFISQNVIDNDPFSDEFEELIFPPYSIQEIGGAKIGIIGQSFPFTSTANPKKFTEGWSFALRHETLQEYVNELRNEKKVDAVVVLSHDGFSVDQELAKKVTGVDFILSGHTHDPSPEPIIVNDTVIIISGSHGKYISRLDLDIKDKKVAGYSYKLIPVASNLIPADKAGEELIEKWYKPYNKELNEVLGTTKGLLYKRDTFYSTFDSLIGMAIQDEMKCDINFNPGYRWGTTVLPGDDILKDNVYEMTAITYPEVYTFDLKGKVIAKLMEDIADNVFNSNPLLQQGGDMSRITGASYSITISAPSGKRISDFMIGGKPIDMEKTYRVSSWGGNLQNVGENLDEKAIRPVYEVVSDYIRRQKVIDIPMESNVKILDMDCGCPVEGAKCS; from the coding sequence ATGGAAATAGATAGACGAGACTTCCTCCAGATTGCTGCAACACTAGGTTTACTAGGTGCAACTGGAGGAACAAATCTTTTTGCCGGTGAAGCAGGTAAAGAGCGTATCAAGAACTTGAGTTTTTCTGATATCGTAGATTTCAAGGCAAAAGGTAAAGCAACCATTTTACATATTTGTGATTTGCATGCGCACCTTAAGCCGCTTTACTGGAGAGAACCATCTACACTGATCTCAGCTAAGAACCTGGTAGGTACACCAGGGTTCATCTGTGGTGAGAGTTTTCAAAAGTATTACGGTATCCAGCCAGGTTCATTAGATGCATATTTTGATACACACAATGACTTTACTGAACTTGCTAAGAAGTTCGGTAAGATGGGTGGTATTGCACATATGAAGCCCATCATTGATCATGTCAAAAAAGAGAGAGGTGAAGAGAACGTCATTCTTGTAGACAGTGGTGATACATGGCAAGGTACAGCAGTTGCACTCAAAACGGACGGTGAAGCGATCGTAGATGCGCAAAACTATCTGGGTGTAGATGTAATGGTCGGGCACTGGGAATTCACCTATGGTAAAGAGCGTGTTCATGAATTGATCGGTATGCTGAAAGGTGATTTTATCTCTCAAAACGTGATCGACAATGATCCATTCTCAGATGAGTTTGAAGAGCTGATCTTCCCACCATACTCTATCCAGGAGATAGGTGGAGCAAAGATTGGTATCATCGGACAGTCATTCCCGTTCACTTCTACGGCGAACCCTAAAAAGTTTACTGAAGGGTGGAGTTTTGCGTTACGTCATGAAACACTTCAAGAGTATGTGAATGAACTTCGTAATGAGAAGAAAGTGGATGCAGTCGTTGTACTGAGTCATGACGGGTTCTCTGTAGATCAGGAACTGGCTAAAAAAGTGACTGGTGTTGACTTTATTTTAAGTGGGCATACACATGATCCTAGTCCGGAGCCAATTATTGTGAATGATACGGTGATTATCATCTCTGGAAGCCACGGTAAATATATCTCTAGACTTGATCTGGATATTAAAGATAAAAAAGTAGCGGGTTACAGTTATAAACTCATACCTGTAGCTTCAAATCTTATCCCTGCGGATAAAGCGGGTGAAGAGCTTATTGAAAAATGGTATAAACCTTACAATAAAGAGCTCAATGAAGTGCTCGGTACAACCAAAGGACTTCTCTATAAAAGAGATACTTTCTACTCAACGTTTGATTCGCTTATAGGTATGGCCATTCAAGATGAGATGAAATGTGATATCAACTTTAACCCAGGATACAGATGGGGTACAACAGTGCTTCCGGGTGATGACATCTTAAAAGACAATGTCTATGAGATGACAGCGATCACATACCCTGAGGTCTATACCTTTGACCTCAAAGGTAAAGTGATAGCAAAATTGATGGAAGATATAGCAGACAATGTATTTAACTCCAACCCGCTTTTACAGCAAGGTGGTGACATGAGTAGAATTACAGGTGCAAGTTACAGCATCACTATATCTGCCCCATCCGGAAAGCGTATTTCTGACTTTATGATTGGTGGCAAGCCTATTGATATGGAAAAGACCTATAGGGTCTCATCATGGGGAGGAAACCTTCAGAATGTAGGTGAAAACCTTGATGAAAAAGCGATACGTCCAGTCTATGAAGTGGTCAGCGACTACATTCGTAGACAAAAAGTGATCGACATTCCAATGGAGTCTAATGTGAAAATATTGGATATGGATTGTGGATGTCCGGTTGAAGGTGCGAAGTGTTCATAA